DNA sequence from the Vicinamibacteria bacterium genome:
GCGAGCGCCCCCGAGCCCTCCGCAACGAGCTTGTCGCAAACCACGAGACTCCGCATCGTTTTCTTCACGTCGTCTTCCGATACCAGCCGGGTGCTGGAAACGAGCTCTTCGAGCAACGGAAACATCTCGTCGGTGATGTAGGGAACGGCGACACCGTCACAGAGGGTCCGACATTCGACCTCGACCGGCCGGCCGGCACGGAGACTCTCGTGGAGCGATGGGCAGCACTCTGGTTCGACTCCGATGAGCAGGATTTCGGGCTTCAGAGCACGCAGCGCCGCACCCACACCGCAAATGAGCCCTCCCCCGCCCACGGGGACGAAAACCGTGTCGACGTCGGGAAGCTGCTCGACGATCTCGATTCCGAGCGTTCCATGGCCGGTCATGACGTCCAGGTTGGTCCAGGGGTGGATGAAGGCGTAGGGCTCGCGCTCCCACAGGCGCTCCTTGAGGAATCGAAAAACGTCGGAAACGGGGACGAGTACGGGGACGCCTCCATACGCCCGCATCGCTTCGATTTTGGCCCCGGGAGCCGAGTCGGGCATGACGCTGCGGGACTCGACCCCGAAGTGTCTCCCCGAAAAGGCGAGCGCCTGAGCGGTGTTGCCGGCGCTCACGGTGCTCAGGCCTTTGCGTCGCTCCTCGTCGGGGAGCGAAGCCACCGCGTTGAACACTCCGCGCAGCTTGAACGATCCAATGGGTTGAAACGTTTCCAGTTTGAGAAAGAGGCCGTCTTCACCGTGGAGCTCGTGAAGGGGAACGAGGGGAGTCCGGCGGGCGACGGAGCGGATGCGCTCGCTCGCCCGGTACACGTCCTCGAGGGCGGGAAACCTGGGTGGCCTGGCTCGCGAGGTCAACGCAGGTCGCGGCCGAAGGGAAGGAGGGCGAGGGGAATGAGCTTCAAGTGCTGGAGCGCAAACGGGATCCCGATGATGGTGATGGCGAGCACCAGGGCCGACACCGCGTGGGCGAGTGCGATCTCCCAGCCGATAATCAGGAGCCAGACGACGTTCAGCACGATCCGCAGGGGGCTGTTGGCGTCGGTGCTCTCGACGACGTTCTTTCCAAAGGGCGCGAAAGTTGCCACGCCGATCTTCATGGCTTGGACGCCGAAGGGAATTCCCACGATCGTGAGGCAAACGACCAGTCCCCCAAGGATATAGCCGACTCCGGCGATGAGACCGCCGAAGATCAGCCAGAGAATATTGCCGAGAAGACTCACCGCTGGATCATACTGCCAAACGGGACTACAAGTTCAACGCGACCATGATAGCGTGGCTCTGCCGTGAAGCTCGCCGAGGTGGTGGAGACGTCGAGAGAAGTCGCGGAGACGAGAAGCCGCCTGGAGAAGACGCGGTTGCTCTCGCAGTTGCTGGCGAAGGCCCCCTCGAGCGAGCTGCCCATCGTGGTCAGCTACCTCTCGGGACGGCTCCCCCAGGGGCGAATCGGTATCGGACACCAGACTCTCGGCGCGATGAGAGCCCTCCGGGGCGGCACCGACCCGGTGTTGAATCTGCAAGATGTTCACGACACGTTCTCCGAGCTGGACGATCTGTCCGGTGCCGGCTCGAGCGCTCGACGCACCGAGCTCGTTCGAAACCTGCTCCGGCGCGCGACCGAAGTCGAGCGCGACTTCCTCGTCAGACTTCTTCTCGAGGATCTCAGGCA
Encoded proteins:
- a CDS encoding threonine/serine dehydratase → MTSRARPPRFPALEDVYRASERIRSVARRTPLVPLHELHGEDGLFLKLETFQPIGSFKLRGVFNAVASLPDEERRKGLSTVSAGNTAQALAFSGRHFGVESRSVMPDSAPGAKIEAMRAYGGVPVLVPVSDVFRFLKERLWEREPYAFIHPWTNLDVMTGHGTLGIEIVEQLPDVDTVFVPVGGGGLICGVGAALRALKPEILLIGVEPECCPSLHESLRAGRPVEVECRTLCDGVAVPYITDEMFPLLEELVSSTRLVSEDDVKKTMRSLVVCDKLVAEGSGALALAAALSMPITERGRSVAIVTGGSIDARKLAEVLLGQ
- a CDS encoding YccF domain-containing protein, with product MSLLGNILWLIFGGLIAGVGYILGGLVVCLTIVGIPFGVQAMKIGVATFAPFGKNVVESTDANSPLRIVLNVVWLLIIGWEIALAHAVSALVLAITIIGIPFALQHLKLIPLALLPFGRDLR
- a CDS encoding ATP-dependent DNA ligase encodes the protein MKLAEVVETSREVAETRSRLEKTRLLSQLLAKAPSSELPIVVSYLSGRLPQGRIGIGHQTLGAMRALRGGTDPVLNLQDVHDTFSELDDLSGAGSSARRTELVRNLLRRATEVERDFLVRLLLEDLRQGSLEGIMVEALATASSLNVESVRRAFMLSGDLAIVAKTARAEGEAGLGNIAIELFRPVRSMLASTAEDIADALRTL